In Caulobacter segnis ATCC 21756, the sequence CTTCATCTTGCCGAGCAGGTCGGTGATCGTGTCGCCGGCGGCGAGAGCCACGTCGATGGTGGACTGACCGCGTTGCAGCGAGTCCTTCACCGAATTCAGGCTGCTGGCGGTGGCCGACTGCGTCTTGGCCATGGCCCAGATCGCGCCGTTGTCCTTGGCGGTGGCAACTTTCTTACCGGTATTGATGCGCTGTTGGACGGTGCCCAGTTCGGAATTCGTCGCGTTCAGGTTTTGCAGGGCGATAAGGGCCCCAGAGTTCGTGTTGATGCTGTTCAGCGCCATAACGAAACAACTCCTATTCGAGGTGTTCCGGCGTCCTTTTGACGGCCGGTGGGCGTTTTACCCACGGCAAGTATCCGATAGTGTGATTTCTATTTCGTTTAAGAAACACAGATGTACTATTAACATAGCGATCTATTATATTAATCATTAAGATCGAATTTACTTAATCTAGATATAGGTTTTTATAGAATATGTCTCAGAATGAGACACGGCCCGGCGAATTGCACATGGCTATATTAATTTCGATTCAGGGTATCAGCCCGCCACGGACTCGGGAGCGGCTGGTGGAACGCGGCGCGAGCGACACGGCCTGGCCGCCGCGCGGATGCGCGTAACGAAGACCAGCGCCTTCCAGGCGTCCGACAGGAAACGAAGACGACGACGCATCGAAAGAGGCTCCTTGCCTCCTTCCAACGAAGGAAAGACCGACAGGCTCCCTGACCGGCGCCGCTATTTCCGCCGCGTGACCACCACCGGCGCGCCCGCATAGTCGATCGTGGCGTCGGCCACGTCGAAGTCTGCGGACTTCACCCCGGGCCCGACGAAGCGAACCTTGAACGCTCGTCTATCGACCATGCCGTCGTAGCGCCCCGACCGGGGGCCGATGGTCAAGCGGCCCGCGGCGTGGTCATAGCTGACCGGAATGCGGCTATAGGCGCCGCGCTGATAGGCCGTTGACAGGCCATCGTCCTCGTAGAGCTCGAACCGGCCGTCCGCACCCGTGTAGACGAGCAAGGTGATCGGCGCGTCGGGCTTTTCGCCGATAAACTGCTGGACCTCGGTCGTCGGCACGATTGACCCGGCCTTGACGAACAGCGGCATGCGCGAGAGCGGCGCGTGGGCCGTGATCGTCTGGCCGCCGGCGTGGCGCTGGCCGGTCTCGAAGTCGTACCAGGACGTCCCCGCCGGCAGATAGACCTCCCGCGACCGCGCCTGGAAGCGGGTCACCGGCGCGACCAGGAAGGCCGGGCCGTAGAGGTACTCGTCGTCGACGTTCCGCGCCTTCAGGTCGTCCGGGAAGTCCATGACCAGGCCGCGCATGATCCCGCCGTCGCGGTGATAGGTCTCGCCCGCCAGGGTCAGGGTGTAGGGCATGAGCCGGTACCGGAGCGCGTCGTACCAGGCCAGGCTCTGGTAGACCTCGGTCCCGTCCTCGGCGAGGTTGTAGATCTCGCGGTACGGGAACTCGCCGTGGCTTCGGAACAGGGGCGAGAAGGCGCCGAACTGGAACCAGCGCAGGTTCAGCTCTCGCCACTCGGCCTTATGGGCCGGCTCCTGGTTGGTATAGCGATCCTCGACCGAGAAGCCGCCGATGTCGGTGGTCCAGTTGGGCACGCCCGACATCGACAGGTTCACCCCCGCCGAGATCTGGTCGCGGAAATCGTCCCAGCGGGCGACCACGTCACCGCTCCACAACGCCACGCCGTGACGCTGGATGCCGCCGAAGCCCGAACGCGACAGGATGAAGCCGCGCTTGTTGGGATCAAGCTCACGCTCGCCCTCGAACACGCCTTGGGTGTGAATCAGCGGATAGGAATTGAAGAACTCGGCGCCCGGCCCCAGCGCCGTCGGCCCCATGCGAAGGGTGCGCTCGGGAACGTCGAGGTTGGAGTGCATGTCCGGCTCGTCGCTGTCCATCCACCAGGCGTCGACGCCGTAGCGCTTTAGGCTGTCCTTGACCTGGCGCCAGTAGATGTCACGCGCTTCCTTGGCGTACGGGTCGTAGAACGAATTGGCGTAGCCTGGCCCCACCCAGTCGACCGCGCCCTGCTCGATGTTGCGCTTGTACATGAAGCCCTTGGCGTCGAGCGCCTTGAAGTGGTCGGTCCACGGATAGAACTTGGGCCAGATCGAGATCATGAAATGGCCGTTCATCCCGTGGATGTCGTCCAGCATCTTCTGGGGATCGGGGAAGCGCGTCTCGTCGAACTTGTGGCTGCCCCACTGGTCGTCCTTCCAGTAGCGCCAGTCCATCACGACATTGTCGATCGGCAGCTTGCGGGCGCGGTACTCCTTGAGCACGCCGACGATCTGGTCCTGGGTCTCGTAGCGCTGGCGGCTCTGCCAGAAGCCGTAGGCCCAGCGCGGCAGAGCCTCCGCCTTGCCGGTCAGCTGACGGTAGCCCGAGACCACCTGGTCGAGGTTCTCGCCGGAGACGAAATAGTAGTCGACCGCGTGGGCGACGTCCGAGGTCAGGGTCAGCGACTTCTGCTGGGCGGCGGGCAACGGGTCGTTGTGCAGCAGGGCGATGTAACCGTCCTCGGGCGTCCACTCGATCCGCACCTTGTGGCGGGTCCCGGCCTTCATCGGGGCCGTGAAGTTGTGGAACCACGGGTTCCAGTTCTGCCGCCAGCGGTCGATCTTCAACTGACCGTCCACCCAAAGCTTGGCGTAGCTGGACGAGTACAGCTGGAACTTCTGGACGCCGCTGGTCCTGGGTTCGACATAGCCCTCCCAGACCACACTGGCGCCCTTGAGCGGCTTCTTGTCGGCGCCCGTCAGCTCGCTCGGCCAGTTCGGCAGGTCCTTCAGGTACTGGTAGTTCACGTCCGCCTCGACGCGGGTCAGCTTCAACTGGCCGTTCACGGAGTACTTGGCGGTGAAGCCGCCCGGCTTGCCGGCCGCGTCGAAGATCTTCAGGTCGCGCGAGGCCAGGGCGTAGGGCTTCGGGTCGCCGAAGCGGGTGATGCCATTGTTGTCCCAGAGCACCCCGTAGTTGCGGGTCGACAGCACGAACGGGATGGCGATGGCGCGATTGTACTGGGCCAGCTCGACGTCCTGGCCGTTGTAGTTCATCTGGCCGTTCTGGTGCTGCCCCAGGCCATAGAAGCCCTCGTCGGTGCTCGGGTTGAACCGTTGGCTGACCGCGTAGAAGCCCTTGCCGTCGATGGTCAGCGGCTTGAAGGCCGAGCGTCCCTGCTCGGTCAGGACGGTCTTGCCCGAAGCGTCCTTGAACGAGACCGCGCCGTCCTTCAGCGCCACCTCGGCCGTGGCCTGACCCGCCTTCAGCACGACCTTGCCGCCCGCCTCGGACACGGTGAAGCCCGAGGTCTTCGGCGTGGCGACGACCATCAGGCTGGGCGGGACGTTGATCTCATCGGTCGGAGAGGCGGTGACGCGGATGATCCGGTCGCCCATCACCTGCAGGCGGATCGTCTTGGCCGGCCCCGCCGCGGGCGTGACGATCACCCCGTCGGCGGTCTTCGCGAAGCCGCCGTCCAGGGCCAGGGCCGAGCTCGAGGCCATCAAGGCCGCCACGGAAACCGCCACCGCCAAACGCCGAGCGCCCATCCCCATTCTCCCTCGTCGCGCCTTGATAGCGCTATCAGTCGTTCGGAAGACACTCGCCGCCCGGCGACGTCTTGGCCAGACCCCTGATGGTCGTAACCAGGTCGATTGCACCGCGGGATATTGTACTATAAATCCTCCCGACATCGGGCCACCCAAAGGCCTGGCTAGGGACGATCATGAGCGACGGGAACACAGGACGGCGACGCGCGACGGCGAAGGTCGAGGCCTGATGGACCAGGATATCGTGATCGTCGGCGACTGGGGCACCTCCCGCCTCCGGCTCTGGCTGCGCCAAGGCAAGAGCGTCATCCATCGCCGCGACGGGCCGGGCGTCTCGGCCCTGACCGACACCCCCGAAAAGACCTTCCTCGACCTGGTCGGCGACTGGCGCGAGGCCAAGCCCGCGGGCGCGATCCTGTGCGGCATGGTCGGCTCCAGCATCGGCTGGACCCTGGCCCCCTACGCCCCCTGCCCGGCCGATCCGGCGGCGATCGCCGAACGCACGATCCGGCTCGAGGCCGACGGCCTGCCGGTGACCCTGGCGCCTGGCCTCTCCTGCGTGAACCCGCTGGGCGGTCCCGACGTGATGCGCGGCGAGGAGACCCAGGTCTTCGGCGCCCTGTCCCTGAACCCCGCCCTGCAGACCGGTCGCCATCTGCTGGTCCTGCCCGGCACCCACAACAAGTGGACCGTGGTCGAGGACGGCAAGGTCACCGGCTTCGTCACCGCGCCGGTCGGCGAGACCTTCGCCTTGCTGAAGAAGCATTCGACCCTCGCGGCCGGCGGCGGAGGCCAGGCCGACGGCTCGCCAGAGGGCTTCGCGCTGGGCCTCTCGCGCATCGCCGAGCATGGCGCCGCGCGCCTGACCCACCTGATGTTCGAGACCCGCGCTCGCCAATTGCTGGACGGCATGAGCCCCGCCGACGCCATGGGCTATCTGTCGGGCCTGCTGATCGGCGCGGACGTCGCGGCCGCTCGCGACTGGTTCGGACCGATGGACGCCGTGACCGTGATCGGCGCGGGCGCCCTCAGCGACCTCTATGTCCAGGCCCTGGCCAAGATCGAGGTCGGCGCGTCCGTCGTCGATGGCGACGCGGCCGTCCTCGCCGGCCTTTCGGCGATCTCCAGATCTCAAGAGAAGTGAAGCTTATGACCAACGCCGCCCCGCCCCCCATCGTGGCCATCCTGCGCGGCGTCAAGCCGACCGAGATCGTCGACATCGCCGCCGCCCTGGTCGCGGCCGGGATCAAGGGCATCGAGGTGCCGATGAACTCGCCCGATCCGCTGGAGAGCATCGGCAAGCTGTGCGACGCCTTCGGCGACCAGGCGCTGTGCGGCGCCGGCACGGTGCTGGCGCCCGAGGTCGTCGACCAGGTCGCCGGCGTCGGCGGCAAGCTGATCGTCACGCCCAACACCGACGCCGCCGTGATCGCTCGCGCGGTCGAACTGGGCCTGACCGCCATGCCGGGCTTCGCGACGCCGTCGGAGGCCTTCGTGGCCGTCAAGGCCGGCGCCAAGGCGCTGAAGCTCTATCCGGCCAGCTCGTTCGGTCCCGGCCACATCAAGGCGGTCAAGGACGTGCTGCCCAAGGACATTCTCGTCTACGCGGTCGGCGGCGTCGGCGCGGGCAATCTCGAGCCCTGGCGCGCGGCGGGCGTCGCCGGCCTCGGGGTCGGGGGCGACCTCTACCGGCCGGGCTACACGGCCCAGGAGGTCGGCGAGCGGGCCGCCGCCCTGGTCGCGGCCTGGAACGCCTGACACCGACAAGAGCAATAAAAGGGGGGAACATCATGAACTTGGCCATGATCGACATCGCGGTGCTGGCGATCTACGCGGTCGCCATCTTCGGCCTGGCGCAATGGGTCAGCCGGGACAAGGGCGGTCACCAGAAGGACTCGACCGACTACTTCCTGGCCGGCAAGGCTCTCCCCTGGTGGGCGATCGGCGCGTCGCTGATCGCCGCCAATATCTCGGCCGAGCAGATCATCGGCATGAGCGGCTCGGGCTACGCCATCGGCCTGGCCATCGCCTCGTACGAGTGGATGGCGGCCCTGACCCTGCTGATCGTCGGGAAGTTCTTCCTGCCGGTGTTCCTCAAGAACGGCGTCTACACGATGCCGCAGTTCCTGGAGCAGCGGTACGGCCCCAGCGTACGGACCCTGATGGCCGTGTTCTGGCTGGGCCTCTATGTCTTCGTGAACCTGACCTCGATCCTGTGGCTAGGCTCGATCGCGGTCCACACCGTCACGGGCCTCGACCAGATGTGGGCCCTGGCCGCCATCGGCGCCTTCGCCCTGGCCTATCAGATCTGGGGCGGGCTGAAGGCCGTCGCCTTGACCGACATCGTCCAGGTGGCCCTGCTGGTCACCGGCGGCCTGATCATCGCCTGGCTGTCGCTGGGCAAGATCGGCGGCGGCGACGTCGTGGCCGGCTTCCACCACCTGACCACCCAGTTCCCCGAGAAGTTCGACATGATCCTCTCGAAGGACAACCCGCACTACAAGGACCTGCCCGGGATCGCGGTCCTGATCGGCGGCCTGTGGATCATGAACATCAGCTACTGGGGCTTCAACCAGTACATCATCCAGCGCGCCCTCGGCGCCAAGGACCTGGCCGAGGCCCAGAAGG encodes:
- a CDS encoding sodium/sugar symporter gives rise to the protein MNLAMIDIAVLAIYAVAIFGLAQWVSRDKGGHQKDSTDYFLAGKALPWWAIGASLIAANISAEQIIGMSGSGYAIGLAIASYEWMAALTLLIVGKFFLPVFLKNGVYTMPQFLEQRYGPSVRTLMAVFWLGLYVFVNLTSILWLGSIAVHTVTGLDQMWALAAIGAFALAYQIWGGLKAVALTDIVQVALLVTGGLIIAWLSLGKIGGGDVVAGFHHLTTQFPEKFDMILSKDNPHYKDLPGIAVLIGGLWIMNISYWGFNQYIIQRALGAKDLAEAQKGIAMAAYLKLLMPVIVVLPGIAALVLAPEGIKPDQAYPEMMKLLPPGLLGLVFAALVAAIVASLAAKINSIATIFTLDVYAKARPNHSEGHLVTVGRITAVVAVIIGVLTAKPLLGGAEQAFQFIQEFTGFFTPGIVVIFILGMFWKKATTAGALTAAIGSAVLSAVFWWLQEKGIYAMPFMNRVGVVFLLSLAGAVLVSLAAPQKKVVSVVTLEGVSYKTSTGFNIAGVGVVLILIALYATWW
- a CDS encoding 2-dehydro-3-deoxygalactonokinase, translating into MDQDIVIVGDWGTSRLRLWLRQGKSVIHRRDGPGVSALTDTPEKTFLDLVGDWREAKPAGAILCGMVGSSIGWTLAPYAPCPADPAAIAERTIRLEADGLPVTLAPGLSCVNPLGGPDVMRGEETQVFGALSLNPALQTGRHLLVLPGTHNKWTVVEDGKVTGFVTAPVGETFALLKKHSTLAAGGGGQADGSPEGFALGLSRIAEHGAARLTHLMFETRARQLLDGMSPADAMGYLSGLLIGADVAAARDWFGPMDAVTVIGAGALSDLYVQALAKIEVGASVVDGDAAVLAGLSAISRSQEK
- a CDS encoding 2-dehydro-3-deoxy-6-phosphogalactonate aldolase, producing the protein MTNAAPPPIVAILRGVKPTEIVDIAAALVAAGIKGIEVPMNSPDPLESIGKLCDAFGDQALCGAGTVLAPEVVDQVAGVGGKLIVTPNTDAAVIARAVELGLTAMPGFATPSEAFVAVKAGAKALKLYPASSFGPGHIKAVKDVLPKDILVYAVGGVGAGNLEPWRAAGVAGLGVGGDLYRPGYTAQEVGERAAALVAAWNA
- a CDS encoding glycoside hydrolase family 31 protein; amino-acid sequence: MGARRLAVAVSVAALMASSSALALDGGFAKTADGVIVTPAAGPAKTIRLQVMGDRIIRVTASPTDEINVPPSLMVVATPKTSGFTVSEAGGKVVLKAGQATAEVALKDGAVSFKDASGKTVLTEQGRSAFKPLTIDGKGFYAVSQRFNPSTDEGFYGLGQHQNGQMNYNGQDVELAQYNRAIAIPFVLSTRNYGVLWDNNGITRFGDPKPYALASRDLKIFDAAGKPGGFTAKYSVNGQLKLTRVEADVNYQYLKDLPNWPSELTGADKKPLKGASVVWEGYVEPRTSGVQKFQLYSSSYAKLWVDGQLKIDRWRQNWNPWFHNFTAPMKAGTRHKVRIEWTPEDGYIALLHNDPLPAAQQKSLTLTSDVAHAVDYYFVSGENLDQVVSGYRQLTGKAEALPRWAYGFWQSRQRYETQDQIVGVLKEYRARKLPIDNVVMDWRYWKDDQWGSHKFDETRFPDPQKMLDDIHGMNGHFMISIWPKFYPWTDHFKALDAKGFMYKRNIEQGAVDWVGPGYANSFYDPYAKEARDIYWRQVKDSLKRYGVDAWWMDSDEPDMHSNLDVPERTLRMGPTALGPGAEFFNSYPLIHTQGVFEGERELDPNKRGFILSRSGFGGIQRHGVALWSGDVVARWDDFRDQISAGVNLSMSGVPNWTTDIGGFSVEDRYTNQEPAHKAEWRELNLRWFQFGAFSPLFRSHGEFPYREIYNLAEDGTEVYQSLAWYDALRYRLMPYTLTLAGETYHRDGGIMRGLVMDFPDDLKARNVDDEYLYGPAFLVAPVTRFQARSREVYLPAGTSWYDFETGQRHAGGQTITAHAPLSRMPLFVKAGSIVPTTEVQQFIGEKPDAPITLLVYTGADGRFELYEDDGLSTAYQRGAYSRIPVSYDHAAGRLTIGPRSGRYDGMVDRRAFKVRFVGPGVKSADFDVADATIDYAGAPVVVTRRK